The Branchiostoma floridae strain S238N-H82 chromosome 10, Bfl_VNyyK, whole genome shotgun sequence genome has a segment encoding these proteins:
- the LOC118424315 gene encoding uncharacterized protein LOC118424315, giving the protein MAAPACVCFALLWTIILNLYLEATAQLTRNKKVEPITAETVVLGPLRLWQLIAIVVTGVSSIVITACCFSKCRIPRTKKEIEARNAKRENPMGYMNQVAMPQQGAPRPAPPQQQGGVVLQPSALEAAAFEELEMASGGRVP; this is encoded by the exons ATGGCGGCGCCAGCCTGCGTGTGCTTCGCGCTCCTCTGGACCATCATATTAAACCTCTACCTGGAAGCTACCGCACAACTAACCAGGAACAAG AAAGTCGAGCCCATCACAGCAGAGACAGTGGTGCTAGGACCGCTCCGTTTGTGGCAACTCATCGCTATTGTCGTCACCGGGGTCTCCTCTATAG TGATCACGGCTTGTTGCTTCTCCAAGTGTCGCATTCCACGAACCAAGAAGGAGATCGAGGCCAGGAACGCCAAGAGAGAGAACCCGATGGGGTACATGAACCAGGTCGCCATGCCGCAACAAGGGGCGCCCAGACCCGCCCCGCCACAGCAACAAGGCG gtgTTGTCCTCCAGCCCTCGGCTCTCGAAGCTGCAGCGTTTGAAGAGTTGGAGATGGCTTCCGGAGGGAGGGTGCCGTGA
- the LOC118424714 gene encoding uncharacterized protein LOC118424714, producing MGNTYSQEVEKKRLQVSEVDHPQDKEFGNYDFPFENLVIEGGGARGVAYVGALRVLESAGILQNIKRVAGVSAGAITATFVALGLSCADVAQQAEVDMGKILISGGYLQTLIKPLNLYRRYGWETGDGFLAFFGGILEKFTRKDGKPGNPDVTFKQLYNMSGIELCIVVTNLDQMTEEYCHVKTTPNLPIRKAVRMSMSIPGLFEPVLTDYHGSKEFYVDGGVICNYPLHSFDGWWLSMKEEDSFFSRLDDLAHLSKSMHRSNRFEPVNTKTIGLMLYSDDDIEQHQQVLSDRLTQEERLYEKKRPDTEAARAYEDKRTVETVKAMENRKKIRDLIDKLLTSLKAQNIEDTSTISREELHRAFAEAGDDSLTKNEKKQLFGEAYAHNVDQLFDQMDANKDGKLTFQEIHQFFTNRGFSWLTRGMETKREHVSSLADYTLKYMDLLSFLGKKVYHKVDDMERTIGVDSDYVKTTDFQLEDEDKMFLFKRGATGARAFLRTYIAKNDLKPARTVAKRRWKSLQRCVLFSPRVKKVPEKESPSANGVPIPESETPSTNGVLEQQSPSTNGVPKPESPSTNGI from the exons ATGGGGAATACGTACTCACAAGAAGTAGAGAAGAAACGACTGCAAGTGTCTGAAGTAGACCACCCGCAAGACAAGGAGTTTGGAAACTATGACTTTCCGTTCGAGAACTTGGTGATAGAGGGAGGAGGGGCCAGAGGAGTAGCGTATGTTGGGGCGCTGCGG GTCCTAGAGTCTGCCGGAATCCTCCAGAACATCAAAAGAGTTGCCGGTGTGAGTGCGGGAGCCATCACTGCGACGTTCGTGGCGCTGGGACTCAGCTGTGCGGATGTGGCACAGCAGGCTGAGGTGGACATGGGCAAGATCCTCATTTCCG GAGGATATTTGCAAACCCTGATCAAACCCCTCAACCTGTACCGCCGGTATGGTTGGGAGACAGGTGACGGGTTCTTGGCGTTCTTTGGGGGCATCCTGGAGAAGTTCACACGTAAGGATGGCAAGCCCGGAAACCCAGATGTCACCTTCAAACAG CTGTACAACATGAGTGGGATAGAACTCTGCATTGTGGTGACGAACTTGGACCAGATGACAGAAGAATACTGCCACGTCAAAACCACCCCGAACCTCCCCATCCGCAAGGCAGTCAGGATGTCCATGTCTATTCCAG GACTGTTCGAGCCAGTGCTGACTGACTACCACGGAAGCAAAGAGTTCTACGTCGATGGAGGTGTGATCTGTAACTACCCACTCCACTCTTTTGATG GCTGGTGGCTTTCCATGAAAGAAGAAGATTCGTTCTTCAGTAGACTGGATGATCTCGCCCATCTCAGTAAAAGCATGCACCGTTCCAACCGCTTCGAGCCAGTCAACACGAAGACGATCGGACTCATGCTG TACTCTGATGACGACATTGAGCAGCACCAGCAAGTTCTCTCTGACCGTCTGACGCAGGAGGAAAGACTGTATGAGAAGAAACGTCCTGATACTGAAGCAGCAAG GGCGTACGAAGACAAGAGGACCGTTGAAACAGTCAAAGCCATGGAGAACAGGAAGAAGATTCGAGACCTCATCGACAAACTTCTGACCAGTCTGAAGGCCCAAAACATTGAGGACACCTCGACTATCAGTAGAGAGGAACTGCACAGGGCTTTTGCGGAG GCAGGAGACGACTCTCTGACTAAGAACGAAAAGAAGCAACTCTTCGGGGAGGCCTACGCACACAACGTTGACCAACTCTTCGATCAAATGGACGCTAACAAAGACGGAAAG CTGACCTTCCAAGAGATTCACCAGTTCTTCACCAATAGAGGATTCAGCTGGTTGACTCGAGGGATGGAGACCAAGAGAGAGCACGTCTCAAGTCTTGCTGACTACACCTTGAAGTACATGGATCTCCTTAGCTTTCTCGGGAAGAAAGTCTACCACAAG GTTGACGACATGGAGAGGACCATTGGAGTGGACAGTGACTACGTGAAGACAACGGACTTTCAGCTGGAGGACGAGGATAAGATGTTCCTCTTCAAG AGAGGAGCCACCGGTGCGCGAGCTTTCCTACGGACGTACATTGCAAAGAACGATCTGAAACCCGCCAGGACCGTCGCCAAACGCCGCTGGAAGAGCCTACAGCGCTGTGTGCTGTTCTCTCCACGGGTTAAAAAAGTCCCAGAGAAGGAGAGCCCTTCTGCTAACGGAGTCCCGATCCCAGAGTCAGAGACCCCGTCTACCAACGGAGTCCTCGAACAACAGAGCCCTTCTACTAACGGAGTCCCCAAGCCAGAGAGCCCCTCTACTAACGGTATCTAA